Proteins from one Bradyrhizobium sp. CB82 genomic window:
- a CDS encoding peroxidase has translation MFSAKEAVGENRSASAPTLELHEIQATVLRPRPAPYFGTHVLLRIDDAQAGRAFLRRLTPYVDSAADSRIAANAWLDVGISYAGLEALGLSQESLQSFPEAFRVGMAARARQLGDDGVNDPKNWDKPFGTGQVHIGVSVFTDSEEKRRRALAIAREQYEGFSGVSVLGMQDFGAQPGDLNALGYKDGIDQPAIEGSGIELPPAYGRRIKAGEFILGYPGEAGGPLPMPHPDILGRNGTYVGFRKYQARIGAFNRFLRDNGSTEEERELLAAKLVGRWRSGAPLTLAPDKDNPAIGADPQRNNDFDYANDPRGRQVPFGAHIRRMNPRDTKLTRLTDVNIHRLIRRGTTYGLPYDPHALSEADDEVSRGSIFLFISAKAMATIEFLQQEWINEGDFIGAGDERDPIIGRQEDGATFTIPKEPVRRRIHGIQTFNVLKGGEYFFMPSLSALNWLANPTGG, from the coding sequence CGCGCCGACCCTCGAGTTGCACGAAATACAGGCGACCGTGCTTAGACCGAGGCCAGCACCATACTTTGGCACCCACGTGCTCTTGCGCATCGACGATGCTCAAGCGGGCCGCGCGTTTCTCCGCCGGCTGACACCGTATGTCGATTCTGCCGCAGACTCGCGGATCGCAGCCAATGCCTGGCTGGACGTCGGGATCAGCTATGCGGGCCTCGAAGCTCTCGGACTTTCCCAGGAGTCGCTGCAGAGCTTCCCCGAGGCGTTCCGCGTCGGGATGGCAGCCCGAGCCCGGCAACTGGGGGACGACGGTGTCAACGATCCGAAGAATTGGGACAAGCCGTTCGGCACAGGTCAAGTTCATATCGGCGTGAGCGTATTCACCGATTCGGAGGAAAAGCGGCGGCGCGCCCTCGCCATTGCTCGCGAGCAATACGAGGGCTTTTCGGGCGTCAGCGTTTTAGGCATGCAGGACTTCGGCGCCCAGCCGGGCGACCTCAATGCGCTGGGTTACAAGGACGGCATCGACCAGCCGGCGATCGAGGGCAGCGGCATCGAGCTTCCGCCGGCCTATGGACGGCGGATCAAGGCCGGCGAGTTCATCCTTGGATATCCGGGTGAGGCCGGGGGCCCCCTGCCGATGCCGCATCCGGACATTCTCGGCCGCAACGGCACCTATGTGGGCTTCCGCAAATATCAGGCGCGCATCGGCGCATTCAATCGATTCCTCCGCGACAACGGCAGCACCGAGGAAGAGCGGGAACTGCTCGCCGCGAAGCTGGTCGGCCGTTGGCGCAGTGGCGCGCCGCTGACGCTGGCGCCGGACAAAGATAACCCCGCGATTGGCGCGGACCCGCAGCGGAACAACGACTTCGATTATGCGAACGATCCGCGCGGCCGGCAGGTGCCCTTCGGCGCCCACATCCGGCGCATGAACCCGCGGGATACGAAGCTCACCCGCCTGACCGACGTCAATATCCACCGCCTCATCAGGCGCGGCACGACCTATGGACTCCCATACGATCCGCACGCGCTGTCCGAAGCAGACGATGAGGTGTCGCGCGGCAGCATATTCCTGTTCATCAGCGCCAAAGCGATGGCCACCATCGAATTTCTGCAACAAGAGTGGATCAACGAGGGCGATTTCATCGGCGCCGGCGACGAGCGCGATCCGATCATCGGACGGCAGGAGGACGGCGCGACCTTCACGATTCCGAAGGAGCCGGTCCGGCGACGCATTCACGGCATCCAAACGTTCAACGTGCTCAAGGGCGGCGAATACTTCTTCATGCCGAGCCTGTCCGCATTGAACTGGCTCGCGAACCCAACCGGAGGCTGA
- a CDS encoding SRPBCC family protein: MLERDATGKVTQRGICTLPDARELPVTVNDEQGTTASEGDVRVFAGLRSDPFYLAWIAATLKKVPNLLQHNNVLCMVVEFDTRRVLDPDKGSLFGAIAETVPTEPPGPIGHPPARIDWIGRPEQTNIRLNNPALFGVDDIRDLWNQQTPFAISKELQPLFLQRLKDSFADWDMRDGKADWTPEALAANANVFLDDFLLFDVAKPITDESHLEIEKSTIDGRSYQTGGGRTVDANSIDILLTWLVNHDREFLLGGATGATKPGMKVFPYLATPNTELQIIAESVELPAAPEEVWSLIGQFGGAWHPLVAKVSLTGTGTGQLRTIGTVDGKEMVERLEAIDNAKRFFRYTNIAGIPASHYAGILEVTPNGSGCTVVWRVQFLANNQTDAAVRRIVSPLLRTGLESLKSRFGVPIHGT, encoded by the coding sequence TTGCTGGAGCGCGATGCCACGGGAAAAGTGACGCAGCGCGGCATCTGTACTCTGCCGGACGCCCGCGAACTGCCGGTCACGGTGAACGACGAACAGGGAACGACGGCATCGGAGGGCGATGTCCGCGTATTCGCGGGGCTGCGATCCGACCCGTTCTATCTCGCCTGGATCGCCGCGACGCTCAAGAAGGTTCCCAATCTGCTGCAGCACAACAACGTGCTCTGCATGGTCGTCGAATTCGATACACGCCGCGTGCTCGATCCGGATAAAGGCTCGTTGTTCGGCGCGATCGCCGAAACAGTCCCCACGGAACCGCCCGGCCCCATCGGACACCCTCCGGCACGCATCGACTGGATCGGGCGCCCCGAGCAGACGAACATACGGCTCAACAACCCGGCGCTGTTCGGGGTAGACGACATACGCGACCTGTGGAATCAGCAGACGCCGTTCGCGATCTCCAAGGAGCTGCAGCCGCTGTTCCTGCAGCGCCTGAAGGACAGCTTCGCCGACTGGGATATGCGCGACGGCAAGGCGGATTGGACGCCGGAAGCCCTCGCCGCCAACGCGAACGTCTTCCTCGACGATTTTCTGCTGTTCGATGTAGCCAAGCCTATTACCGACGAAAGCCACCTCGAGATCGAGAAGAGCACAATAGACGGCCGGTCCTATCAGACGGGAGGAGGCCGCACAGTCGACGCAAACTCGATCGACATCCTGCTCACCTGGCTCGTCAACCACGATCGGGAGTTCCTCCTCGGCGGCGCGACCGGGGCAACGAAACCCGGCATGAAAGTTTTTCCGTACTTGGCCACGCCGAACACGGAATTGCAGATCATCGCCGAATCTGTCGAGCTTCCAGCGGCGCCCGAAGAGGTGTGGTCGTTGATCGGACAGTTCGGCGGAGCCTGGCATCCGCTGGTTGCGAAAGTAAGCTTGACCGGTACAGGAACCGGTCAGCTCCGCACGATCGGAACGGTCGATGGCAAGGAAATGGTCGAACGTCTCGAAGCCATCGACAACGCGAAGCGGTTCTTTCGCTACACCAACATCGCCGGTATCCCCGCCTCCCATTACGCTGGCATTCTCGAAGTCACGCCGAACGGCAGCGGCTGCACCGTCGTTTGGCGCGTTCAATTCCTGGCCAACAATCAAACCGACGCTGCCGTGAGGAGAATAGTGTCGCCGCTGCTCAGGACCGGTCTCGAAAGTCTGAAATCGCGTTTTGGAGTCCCGATTCATGGAACTTGA